A stretch of the Streptomyces sp. NBC_00078 genome encodes the following:
- a CDS encoding DUF1697 domain-containing protein: MTTMYAALLRGINVGGRKRLPMADLRQLMEGLGHSGVRTHLQSGQAVFATGHGDEESLAAELAQAIEKHFGFSVDVIVRDHAYLKAVAEACPFPADRLEPKQLHVTYFSAPVDAQRFAEIDREAYLPEEFRLGDRELYLYAPDGLGRSKLAEYLAKPRINKGVIATTRNWNTVVKLVELTRE; this comes from the coding sequence ATGACGACGATGTACGCGGCGCTGCTGCGCGGGATCAACGTGGGCGGCAGGAAAAGGCTCCCGATGGCCGACCTGCGGCAGCTGATGGAAGGCCTCGGCCACAGCGGCGTACGCACGCACCTGCAGAGTGGCCAGGCCGTCTTCGCCACCGGCCACGGCGACGAGGAGTCCCTGGCCGCGGAGCTCGCCCAGGCGATCGAGAAGCACTTCGGCTTCTCCGTCGACGTGATCGTCCGCGACCACGCCTACCTGAAGGCGGTGGCGGAGGCCTGCCCCTTCCCGGCCGACCGGCTGGAGCCCAAGCAGCTCCACGTCACCTACTTCTCCGCGCCCGTCGACGCGCAGCGCTTCGCGGAGATCGACCGGGAGGCGTACCTCCCCGAGGAGTTCCGGCTCGGCGACCGCGAGCTGTACCTCTACGCCCCCGACGGCCTCGGCCGCTCCAAGCTCGCCGAGTACCTCGCGAAGCCCCGCATCAACAAGGGCGTGATCGCGACCACCCGCAACTGGAACACCGTCGTGAAGCTGGTCGAGCTCACGCGGGAGTGA
- a CDS encoding sirohydrochlorin chelatase, translated as MRTAKPARPVLVVIAHGSRDPRHAATVHALVRRVRSLRPDVRVETGFLDFNIPSVHGVLESLAAEGVRDVVALPLLLTRAFHAKADIPAVLRDAPPQLRISQAEVLGPSPLLLSALERRLYEAGLTPADKSSTGVVLASAGSTDPEAIAVIAEIAREWRHTGWCAVRPAFASASHSPTADAVRELRALGCKRVAVAPYVLAPGLLPDRIARGAQHADVLADVLGTASEVVTLVLSRFHAATSAEVLLPRIA; from the coding sequence ATGCGTACTGCGAAGCCGGCCCGCCCCGTCCTTGTGGTGATCGCCCACGGCAGCCGCGACCCGCGGCACGCCGCGACGGTGCACGCCCTCGTACGCCGGGTGCGCTCGCTGCGCCCGGACGTACGGGTGGAGACCGGCTTCCTGGACTTCAACATCCCGTCCGTGCACGGGGTGCTGGAGTCCCTGGCGGCAGAGGGCGTACGGGACGTCGTGGCCCTCCCCCTCCTCCTCACCCGCGCGTTCCACGCGAAGGCGGACATCCCGGCGGTCCTGCGGGACGCACCGCCACAGCTCCGTATCAGCCAGGCGGAGGTGCTGGGCCCGTCCCCTCTGCTCCTCTCCGCCCTCGAACGGCGTTTGTACGAGGCCGGGCTGACGCCCGCCGACAAGTCCTCGACCGGGGTCGTGCTGGCCTCGGCGGGGTCCACCGACCCGGAGGCGATCGCAGTGATCGCAGAAATCGCGCGGGAGTGGCGGCACACCGGTTGGTGCGCCGTGCGACCTGCGTTCGCCTCCGCATCTCATTCACCTACCGCGGACGCGGTACGGGAGCTGCGGGCGCTAGGCTGCAAGCGGGTCGCCGTCGCACCCTATGTACTAGCACCGGGATTGCTGCCGGACAGGATTGCGCGCGGTGCGCAGCACGCCGACGTTCTCGCGGACGTGCTGGGCACAGCGTCCGAAGTGGTCACTCTGGTACTGAGCCGTTTCCACGCCGCGACGTCGGCGGAGGTGCTTTTGCCGCGAATCGCCTAA
- a CDS encoding ABC transporter permease, whose protein sequence is MASTDTTPVQDAGSVEAGLDALETTATGRPALRQTFTNKVLPPITALAVVLAAWFLLYPIVDDPTKLPSPGAVGSAFKEAWLKGDLLGYIWTSVSRGLLGFFFALLIGTPLGLLVARVKFVRAAIGPILSGLQSLPSVAWVPPAVIWLGLNNSMMYAVILLGAVPSIANGLVSGVDQVPPLFLRAGRTMGATGVKGIWHVVLPAALPGYVAGMKQGWAFSWRSLMAAEIIAQFPDLGVGLGQLLENGRTAGDMAMVFEAILLILFVGIAIDLLIFSPLERWVLRSRGLLVKS, encoded by the coding sequence ATGGCCAGCACTGATACGACCCCGGTCCAGGACGCCGGGAGCGTCGAGGCGGGCCTGGACGCACTGGAGACCACGGCCACCGGCCGCCCGGCCCTACGCCAGACCTTCACGAACAAAGTCCTGCCGCCGATCACCGCGCTGGCGGTGGTCCTCGCGGCCTGGTTCCTTCTCTACCCGATCGTCGACGACCCGACCAAGCTGCCCTCGCCCGGCGCCGTGGGAAGCGCGTTCAAGGAAGCCTGGCTGAAGGGCGACCTGCTCGGCTACATCTGGACCAGCGTCTCGCGCGGTCTGCTGGGCTTCTTCTTCGCGCTGCTCATCGGAACCCCGCTGGGTCTGCTGGTGGCGCGGGTGAAGTTCGTGCGCGCGGCCATCGGCCCGATCCTCTCCGGCCTGCAGTCCCTGCCGTCGGTGGCATGGGTACCGCCGGCCGTGATCTGGCTGGGTCTGAACAACTCCATGATGTACGCGGTGATCCTGCTCGGTGCGGTCCCGTCCATCGCCAACGGCCTGGTGTCCGGCGTCGACCAGGTGCCGCCGCTGTTCCTGCGCGCGGGCCGCACCATGGGCGCGACGGGTGTCAAGGGCATCTGGCACGTCGTCCTGCCGGCGGCACTGCCGGGCTATGTGGCGGGCATGAAGCAAGGCTGGGCGTTCTCGTGGCGCTCGCTGATGGCGGCGGAGATCATCGCCCAGTTCCCCGACCTGGGGGTGGGCCTCGGCCAGCTGCTGGAGAACGGTCGCACGGCCGGCGACATGGCCATGGTCTTCGAGGCCATCCTGCTCATCCTGTTCGTCGGCATAGCGATCGACCTGCTGATCTTCAGCCCGCTGGAGCGGTGGGTGCTGCGCAGCCGCGGCCTGCTGGTGAAGAGCTGA
- a CDS encoding sulfate adenylyltransferase subunit 1, producing MSTITTEELSATTLLRFATAGSVDDGKSTLVGRLLHDSKSVLTDQLEAVEHASRNRGQDAPDLALLTDGLRAEREQGITIDVAYRYFATPRRRFILADTPGHVQYTRNMVTGASTAELTVILVDARNGVVEQTRRHAAIAALLRVPHVVLAVNKMDLVDYKEPVFAAIAEEFTAYALELGVPEITAIPISALAGDNVVDPSANMDWYGGPTFLEHLETVPVAHDLSHCHARLPVQYVIRPQTTEHPDYRGYAGQIAAGSFHVGEAVTVLPSGRASRVLAIDLLGEPVDVAWTTQSVTLLLEDDIDISRGDLIVPSKDAPATTQDIEATVCHVADQALTVGHRVLLKHGTRTVKAIVKDIPSRLTLDDLSLHPHPGQLVANDIGRVKIRTAEPLPVDSYSDSRRTGSFILIDPNDGTTLTAGMVGESFASPEPVKDESDDDGWDF from the coding sequence ATGAGCACGATCACGACCGAGGAGCTCTCGGCCACGACCCTGCTGCGGTTCGCGACGGCGGGCTCCGTCGACGACGGCAAGTCCACCCTGGTGGGCCGGCTGCTGCACGACTCCAAGTCGGTCCTCACCGACCAGCTGGAGGCCGTCGAGCACGCCTCCCGCAACCGCGGCCAGGATGCCCCCGACCTCGCGCTGCTGACGGACGGCCTGCGCGCCGAGCGCGAGCAGGGCATCACGATCGACGTGGCGTACCGCTACTTCGCCACCCCGCGCAGGCGGTTCATCCTCGCCGACACCCCCGGTCACGTGCAGTACACCCGCAACATGGTGACGGGTGCCTCCACGGCCGAGCTGACGGTGATCCTGGTCGACGCCCGTAACGGCGTCGTCGAGCAGACGCGGCGCCACGCCGCGATCGCGGCCCTGCTGCGAGTGCCCCACGTGGTGCTGGCCGTCAACAAGATGGACCTGGTCGACTACAAGGAGCCCGTGTTCGCCGCGATCGCCGAGGAGTTCACGGCGTACGCGCTGGAGCTGGGCGTCCCGGAGATCACCGCGATCCCGATCTCGGCGCTGGCCGGCGACAACGTGGTGGACCCCTCCGCGAACATGGACTGGTACGGCGGCCCGACCTTCCTGGAGCACCTGGAGACGGTCCCGGTCGCCCACGACCTGAGCCACTGCCACGCGCGCCTTCCCGTGCAGTACGTGATCCGGCCGCAGACCACCGAACACCCGGACTACCGGGGTTACGCGGGCCAGATCGCGGCGGGTTCCTTCCACGTGGGCGAGGCCGTGACCGTGCTGCCGTCGGGCCGCGCCTCCCGCGTCCTGGCCATCGACCTGCTCGGCGAGCCCGTCGACGTCGCCTGGACCACCCAGTCGGTGACCCTCCTGCTGGAGGACGACATCGACATCTCGCGCGGCGACCTGATCGTGCCCAGCAAGGACGCCCCGGCGACCACGCAGGACATCGAGGCGACCGTCTGCCACGTCGCCGACCAGGCGCTCACCGTCGGCCACCGGGTGCTGCTCAAGCACGGCACCCGCACGGTCAAGGCGATCGTCAAGGACATCCCGTCCCGTCTCACGCTCGACGACCTGTCCCTGCACCCGCACCCGGGACAGCTCGTCGCCAACGACATCGGCCGCGTGAAGATCCGCACCGCGGAGCCGCTGCCCGTCGACTCGTACTCCGACTCCCGCCGCACGGGCTCGTTCATCCTGATCGACCCGAACGACGGCACCACGCTCACCGCGGGCATGGTCGGTGAGTCGTTCGCGTCCCCCGAGCCGGTCAAGGACGAGTCCGACGACGACGGTTGGGACTTCTGA
- a CDS encoding MMPL family transporter has product MGNGDSRVRGIAARAGGWSARHRWAAVGVWVLFVVLAMGLGSAAGRVELKDSDQLKGETHTAAKIVDDAGIDEPAGESVLIQAKGGGLKATDAEFRAAVGAVIKAVDGTGKATNVRSPYTTQTISKDGRSALVQFDMRGDAESASDRVQPVLKAVDGVQKDHETLRIGEIGSASMSKTVADAFGDDFKSAELSAVPVALGILLIAFGALVAALLPVALAITAIMATMGLMGIVSHIQPMTDTANSVMLLVGLAVGVDYCLFYLRREREERAAGRDAQTALRIAAATSGRAIVVSGITVCVAMAGMLLTGLATFEGMGLASLMVVAVAMVGSVTVLPALLSLLGERVEKGRIPFLRKAMERRAARTGGESRFWTAVLRGVLAKPLVSVLVAAGVLLAIAAPAVGMKTQNLTLDQELGDSLPIVQTYNRVNDAFPGGSEPAEVVVKAKDINAPEVKSALADFKARAVGSGASRGPVEIKLHDAQNIAYVYVPLVGGSDLDKAGASLEKLRDDVRPATLGKVDGVQAPITGQVAGSHDFNAQLGGAVVPVFAFVVIFAFLLMLLSFRSLTVAITSILLNLLSVGAAYGILVAVFQHGWGASLVGAEGVGAIITWLPLFLFVILFGLSMDYHVFVVSRIREARMRGRTTRDAIQHGVVTTAGVVTSAAVIMVAVFAIFGTLSMQSMKQMGVGLAAAVLIDATIIRGVLLPAVMALLGERNWYLPKWLHRLPDLTHDESPEAVAPPVPDEGRRVRV; this is encoded by the coding sequence ATGGGGAACGGAGATTCACGGGTGCGGGGCATAGCCGCCCGGGCCGGCGGCTGGAGCGCCCGGCACCGATGGGCTGCCGTCGGTGTCTGGGTGTTGTTCGTCGTCCTGGCGATGGGGCTCGGTTCGGCCGCCGGCCGCGTCGAACTCAAGGACAGCGACCAGCTCAAGGGCGAGACACACACCGCCGCAAAGATCGTCGACGACGCCGGGATCGACGAACCGGCCGGTGAGTCGGTCCTGATCCAGGCGAAGGGCGGCGGGCTGAAGGCCACGGACGCCGAGTTCAGGGCCGCCGTCGGCGCGGTCATCAAGGCCGTCGACGGGACCGGCAAGGCCACGAACGTGAGGTCGCCGTACACCACGCAGACGATCTCCAAGGACGGGCGCAGCGCGCTGGTGCAGTTCGACATGCGCGGCGACGCCGAGAGCGCGAGCGACCGCGTGCAGCCCGTGCTGAAGGCCGTCGACGGGGTGCAGAAGGACCACGAGACGCTGCGGATCGGGGAGATCGGCAGCGCCAGCATGTCGAAGACGGTCGCCGACGCGTTCGGGGACGACTTCAAGAGTGCCGAGCTCTCCGCGGTGCCGGTGGCACTCGGCATTCTGCTCATCGCTTTCGGCGCGCTCGTGGCCGCGCTGCTGCCGGTGGCCCTGGCGATCACCGCGATCATGGCGACGATGGGCCTGATGGGCATCGTCAGCCACATCCAGCCGATGACCGACACGGCCAACTCCGTGATGCTGCTGGTCGGTCTGGCCGTCGGCGTCGACTACTGCCTGTTCTATCTGCGCCGGGAGCGCGAGGAGCGCGCGGCCGGGCGCGACGCCCAGACGGCTCTCAGGATCGCCGCCGCGACCAGTGGCCGCGCGATCGTCGTCTCGGGCATCACGGTGTGCGTGGCGATGGCGGGCATGCTGCTCACCGGGCTCGCCACGTTCGAGGGGATGGGCCTGGCCTCGCTGATGGTCGTGGCGGTCGCCATGGTCGGTTCTGTGACGGTGCTGCCCGCGCTGCTGTCGCTGCTGGGCGAACGGGTCGAGAAGGGGCGGATCCCGTTTCTGCGCAAGGCCATGGAGCGCCGGGCCGCCCGCACGGGCGGGGAGAGCCGGTTCTGGACCGCGGTCCTGCGCGGCGTGCTCGCCAAGCCCCTCGTCTCGGTCCTTGTCGCGGCCGGTGTGCTGCTGGCCATCGCGGCTCCCGCCGTCGGCATGAAGACCCAGAACCTCACGCTGGACCAGGAGCTCGGCGACTCGCTGCCGATCGTGCAGACGTACAACCGCGTCAACGACGCCTTCCCGGGCGGTTCCGAGCCGGCCGAGGTGGTCGTCAAGGCCAAGGACATCAACGCCCCCGAGGTGAAGAGCGCCCTCGCCGACTTCAAGGCGCGGGCGGTCGGTTCGGGCGCCTCGCGGGGTCCGGTCGAGATCAAGCTGCACGACGCCCAGAACATCGCCTACGTGTACGTCCCTCTGGTCGGCGGCTCCGACCTGGACAAGGCGGGCGCCAGCCTGGAGAAACTGCGCGACGACGTACGGCCCGCGACGCTCGGCAAGGTCGACGGGGTCCAGGCACCGATCACCGGACAGGTCGCCGGCTCACACGACTTCAACGCCCAGCTCGGCGGTGCGGTCGTGCCGGTCTTCGCGTTCGTGGTGATCTTCGCTTTCCTCCTGATGCTGCTGTCGTTCCGCTCGCTGACGGTCGCGATCACCTCGATCCTGCTCAACCTGCTCTCGGTGGGCGCCGCCTACGGCATCCTCGTCGCCGTCTTCCAGCACGGCTGGGGCGCCTCGCTGGTGGGCGCGGAGGGCGTCGGCGCGATCATCACATGGCTGCCGCTGTTCCTGTTCGTGATCCTGTTCGGGCTGTCGATGGACTACCACGTGTTCGTGGTCTCGCGGATCCGTGAGGCGCGGATGCGCGGCCGTACGACGAGGGACGCGATCCAGCACGGCGTGGTCACCACGGCCGGTGTCGTCACCAGCGCCGCGGTCATCATGGTCGCCGTGTTCGCGATCTTCGGCACGCTGTCCATGCAGTCGATGAAGCAGATGGGTGTGGGCCTGGCGGCCGCGGTGCTCATCGACGCGACGATCATCCGGGGTGTGCTGCTCCCCGCGGTCATGGCGTTGCTGGGCGAGCGCAACTGGTACCTGCCGAAGTGGCTGCACCGGCTGCCGGACCTGACGCACGACGAGTCGCCGGAGGCCGTCGCGCCCCCGGTGCCGGACGAGGGTCGGCGTGTGAGGGTCTGA
- a CDS encoding DsbA family protein: MTNTSPTRVDFWFDPACPFAWITSRWLLEVERERPLDLRFHAMSLYLHNLGNELPDWYRELVDKSIGPVRVAVAAAERHGEKVLRDLYTAFGTRIHERKDEDFDAVITGSLAELGLPADLAAAAHDPSYDEAVRRSHEAGTEPESGGYVGTPTIHVDGTVWFGPVLRAIPRGARAAELFDSFRMLATCPDFFELKRTRTGRLSFE; this comes from the coding sequence ATGACGAACACCTCGCCCACCCGCGTCGACTTCTGGTTCGACCCCGCGTGCCCCTTCGCCTGGATCACGTCCCGCTGGCTCCTGGAGGTCGAGCGCGAGCGCCCGCTCGACCTCCGCTTCCATGCGATGAGCCTCTACCTGCACAACCTGGGCAACGAACTCCCCGACTGGTACCGGGAGTTGGTCGACAAGTCGATCGGCCCGGTACGGGTCGCGGTGGCCGCAGCCGAGCGGCACGGCGAGAAGGTCCTGCGAGACCTGTACACCGCGTTCGGCACTCGGATCCACGAACGCAAGGACGAGGACTTCGACGCGGTGATCACCGGCTCCCTCGCCGAACTCGGCCTCCCCGCCGATCTCGCGGCCGCCGCGCACGACCCGTCGTACGACGAGGCTGTACGCCGCAGCCATGAGGCGGGCACCGAGCCGGAGTCGGGCGGCTATGTGGGCACGCCGACCATCCACGTCGACGGAACGGTGTGGTTCGGGCCCGTACTGCGAGCCATTCCGCGCGGTGCGCGTGCGGCGGAACTCTTCGACAGCTTCAGGATGTTGGCGACCTGCCCGGACTTCTTCGAGCTGAAGAGGACCCGTACGGGCCGGTTGTCCTTCGAGTAG
- a CDS encoding aliphatic sulfonate ABC transporter substrate-binding protein: protein MPVNRSTFVRRGIAVVAALPLLTLAACGYGSKSDNNDTAKVAAGAKKIDGLSSVKIGYFGNLTHGTALVGVQKGFFQKELGATKVSPAIFNAGPSEIEALNSGSIDIGWIGPSPAINGYVKSNGKSLKIIGGSASGGVKLVVNPKKIKSLKDVKGKKIATPQLGNTQDVAFLNWAADQGWKVDAQSGKGDVTVVRTDNKITPDAYKSGSVDGAWVPEPTASKLVAEGGKVLLDEASLWPDKKFVITNIIVRAGFLKDHPKAVEAVLKASVEANKWINANPDEAKAAANKQLEADSGKALPANVLDPAWKSIQFTDDPLASTLNTEAEHAVKAGLLQKPNLKGIYDLTVLNKVLKAEGQSPVDAAGLGTS from the coding sequence GTGCCTGTCAACCGCTCGACCTTCGTTCGCCGCGGCATAGCCGTGGTAGCCGCACTTCCCCTTCTCACACTCGCCGCTTGCGGCTACGGGTCCAAGTCCGACAACAACGACACCGCGAAGGTCGCCGCCGGGGCCAAGAAGATCGACGGGCTCTCCTCCGTCAAGATCGGCTACTTCGGCAACCTGACCCATGGGACCGCGCTGGTCGGTGTCCAGAAGGGCTTCTTCCAGAAGGAGCTCGGCGCCACCAAGGTCTCGCCCGCCATCTTCAACGCCGGCCCGTCCGAGATCGAGGCGCTCAACTCAGGCTCCATCGACATCGGCTGGATCGGCCCCTCCCCGGCGATCAACGGCTACGTCAAGTCCAACGGCAAGAGCCTGAAGATCATCGGCGGTTCGGCCTCCGGCGGCGTGAAGCTCGTGGTCAACCCGAAGAAGATCAAGTCCCTGAAGGACGTCAAGGGCAAGAAGATCGCCACCCCTCAGCTCGGCAACACGCAGGACGTGGCGTTCCTCAACTGGGCCGCCGACCAGGGCTGGAAGGTCGACGCGCAGAGCGGCAAGGGTGACGTCACGGTCGTCCGTACCGACAACAAGATCACCCCGGACGCCTACAAGTCCGGTTCCGTCGACGGCGCCTGGGTGCCGGAGCCGACCGCGTCGAAGCTGGTCGCCGAGGGCGGCAAGGTGCTGCTCGACGAGGCGTCGCTGTGGCCGGACAAGAAGTTCGTGATCACGAACATCATCGTGCGGGCCGGCTTCCTCAAGGACCACCCGAAGGCCGTCGAGGCCGTGCTGAAGGCCTCCGTCGAGGCCAACAAGTGGATCAACGCCAACCCGGATGAGGCGAAGGCTGCGGCGAACAAGCAGCTGGAGGCGGACTCCGGCAAGGCGCTGCCGGCCAACGTCCTGGACCCGGCGTGGAAGTCGATCCAGTTCACCGACGACCCGCTGGCCTCCACCCTCAACACCGAGGCGGAGCACGCGGTCAAGGCCGGTCTGCTTCAGAAGCCGAACCTGAAGGGCATCTACGACCTCACGGTTCTCAACAAGGTCCTCAAGGCCGAGGGCCAGAGCCCGGTCGACGCCGCCGGTCTCGGCACCAGCTGA
- a CDS encoding ketopantoate reductase family protein translates to MRYIIIGAGAVGGVIGGRLAGAGHEVVLVARGAQHAALRADGLRLQVPDGEYTYRLPAVEKPDELGELRADDVLVLAVKTQDTASALQTWSVAPVAGGGTAAERLPLFCAQNGVEGQRLALRVFRQVYGVCVWLPATFLEPGVVSAGGAPLSGILHLGRYPHGTDETARLVAADLEKTRFFEAPVVPDVLRWQYAKLLTNLTNTVQALAGEDEGQESRVSLRARVRAEGEAVLDAAGIPYASVEEQQALRGHKVDLVPLEGAPRGGGSTWQSLSRGTGAVEADYLNGEIALLGRLHGLPTPLSDLLQQLANTFARERRAAGSMPIEELVRRADEAVAFVQES, encoded by the coding sequence ATGCGCTACATCATCATCGGAGCAGGGGCCGTCGGCGGTGTGATCGGCGGCCGTCTGGCAGGGGCGGGGCACGAGGTCGTGCTGGTCGCGCGGGGCGCGCAGCACGCCGCGCTGCGGGCGGACGGGCTGCGGCTGCAGGTGCCGGACGGGGAGTACACATACCGGCTGCCCGCCGTCGAAAAGCCGGACGAGCTGGGCGAGTTGAGGGCCGATGACGTGCTCGTCCTCGCCGTGAAGACACAGGACACCGCGAGCGCTCTGCAGACCTGGAGTGTGGCGCCGGTCGCCGGTGGCGGCACCGCGGCCGAGCGGTTGCCCCTGTTCTGCGCGCAGAACGGCGTGGAGGGCCAGCGGCTCGCTCTGCGCGTCTTCCGGCAGGTGTACGGCGTCTGCGTCTGGCTGCCGGCGACGTTCCTCGAACCCGGCGTCGTCTCCGCGGGCGGGGCCCCGCTCAGCGGCATCCTGCACCTGGGGCGGTATCCCCACGGTACCGACGAGACCGCGCGGCTGGTCGCCGCCGACCTGGAGAAGACGAGGTTCTTCGAGGCGCCCGTCGTGCCGGACGTGCTGCGCTGGCAGTACGCCAAGCTGCTGACCAATCTCACCAACACCGTCCAGGCGCTGGCCGGGGAGGACGAGGGCCAGGAGAGCCGGGTCTCCTTGCGCGCCCGGGTACGGGCCGAAGGCGAGGCCGTGCTCGACGCCGCCGGGATCCCGTACGCGAGTGTCGAGGAGCAGCAGGCGCTGCGCGGCCACAAGGTCGACCTGGTCCCTCTGGAGGGCGCCCCGCGCGGCGGCGGCTCCACCTGGCAGTCCCTGAGCCGGGGCACGGGCGCCGTCGAGGCCGACTACCTCAACGGTGAGATCGCCCTGCTGGGCAGGTTGCACGGCCTCCCTACCCCGCTCAGTGACCTGCTCCAGCAACTCGCCAACACCTTCGCGCGCGAACGCCGCGCGGCGGGATCGATGCCGATCGAGGAACTGGTCCGCCGGGCCGACGAGGCTGTCGCGTTTGTTCAAGAGTCCTGA
- a CDS encoding ABC transporter ATP-binding protein, which translates to MATTTTLAKADESVEYAARLDHVSKSFATPGGQQLVLDDISIDVAPGEFVTLLGASGCGKSTLLNLVAGLDRPTAGSITTEGRPALMFQEHALFPWLTAGKNIELALKLRGVPKQDRRGRAEELLELVRLKGAYGKRVHELSGGMRQRAALARALAQESNLLLMDEPFSALDAITRDVLHDELTRIWEETGLSVLFVTHNVREAVRLAQRVILLSSRPGRIAREWTVDIPQPRRIEDAPVAELSLEITDVLRGEIRRHGQH; encoded by the coding sequence ATGGCCACGACCACGACGCTCGCCAAGGCCGACGAGTCGGTCGAGTACGCGGCACGCCTTGACCACGTCTCGAAGTCCTTCGCGACACCCGGCGGGCAGCAGCTCGTCCTGGACGACATCAGCATCGATGTCGCGCCGGGCGAGTTCGTCACCCTCCTGGGAGCCTCGGGCTGCGGCAAGTCCACGCTGCTGAACCTGGTGGCGGGGCTCGACCGGCCCACCGCAGGCTCCATCACGACAGAGGGGCGGCCCGCCCTGATGTTCCAGGAGCATGCCCTCTTCCCGTGGCTGACGGCGGGCAAGAACATCGAACTCGCCCTGAAGCTCAGGGGAGTTCCCAAGCAGGACCGCCGGGGCAGGGCCGAGGAACTGCTCGAACTGGTCCGGCTGAAGGGCGCATACGGCAAGCGCGTCCACGAACTGTCCGGCGGTATGCGCCAGCGCGCGGCGCTGGCCCGCGCTCTCGCGCAGGAGAGCAACCTGCTGCTGATGGACGAGCCGTTCTCGGCGCTCGACGCCATCACGCGGGACGTGCTGCACGACGAGCTGACCCGCATCTGGGAGGAGACCGGGCTCTCCGTCCTGTTCGTCACGCACAACGTGCGCGAGGCGGTGCGGCTCGCGCAGCGCGTGATCCTGCTGTCCTCGCGTCCGGGCCGTATCGCACGCGAGTGGACGGTGGACATCCCGCAGCCGCGCCGCATCGAGGACGCCCCCGTGGCCGAACTGTCCCTTGAGATCACCGATGTACTGCGTGGGGAGATCCGCCGTCATGGCCAGCACTGA
- a CDS encoding TIGR03086 family metal-binding protein: protein MTYDDPKHLHTYMTECAAEAARVARGVPADRLGDATHCPDWDVRALVNHWVLYTSHGLEHRALRKQLPDELTSRDFTADPDWPAVYAAQLDRAVAAWADPAVWEGEVDLGMAKMPAAEIASMVIKEMAVHGWDVATVTGQQFHVSEDAARFVLDVVEKHGELYRQYDGFADPVPVPDDAPLFDRALAASGRDPELGQ from the coding sequence ATGACGTACGACGACCCCAAACACCTGCACACGTACATGACCGAGTGTGCCGCCGAGGCGGCCCGTGTCGCGCGCGGCGTCCCGGCGGACCGGCTCGGCGACGCCACCCACTGTCCCGACTGGGACGTCCGCGCACTGGTCAACCACTGGGTGCTCTACACCTCCCACGGCCTGGAGCACCGCGCCCTGCGCAAGCAGCTCCCCGACGAGCTGACCTCCCGCGACTTCACCGCCGACCCCGACTGGCCCGCCGTCTACGCCGCCCAACTGGACCGCGCCGTCGCGGCCTGGGCCGACCCGGCGGTGTGGGAGGGCGAGGTCGACCTCGGCATGGCGAAGATGCCCGCGGCCGAGATCGCCTCGATGGTCATCAAGGAGATGGCGGTGCACGGCTGGGACGTCGCCACCGTCACCGGCCAGCAGTTCCACGTCTCGGAGGACGCGGCCCGCTTCGTCCTCGACGTGGTCGAGAAGCACGGCGAGCTCTACCGGCAGTACGACGGCTTCGCCGATCCGGTACCGGTGCCGGACGACGCCCCGCTGTTCGACCGGGCGCTGGCCGCCAGTGGACGGGACCCTGAATTGGGCCAGTGA